From the genome of Hymenobacter sp. PAMC 26628, one region includes:
- the tuf gene encoding elongation factor Tu, with product MAKENFDRSKPHVNIGTIGHVDHGKTTLTAAITMVLANQGLAEKRDFSSIDNAPEEKERGITINTSHVEYSTVNRHYAHVDCPGHADYVKNMVTGAAQMDGAILVVAATDGPMPQTREHILLARQVGVPQLVVFMNKVDMVDDPELLELVEMEIRELLSFYDFDGDNIPIIQGSALGGLNGDATWVPKINELMEAVDSFIPIPARLTELPFLMPVEDVFSITGRGTVATGRIERGIINSGEQVDILGMGAKAGLKSTVTGVEMFRKILDRGEAGDNVGLLLRGIEKDDIRRGMVICKPGSVTPHQKFKAEVYVLSKEEGGRHTPFFNNYRPQFYLRTTDVTGIITLPEGVEMVMPGDNITITVELISKVAMEKGLRFAIREGGRTVGAGQVTEVLD from the coding sequence ATGGCTAAAGAAAATTTCGACCGGTCCAAGCCGCACGTTAACATCGGCACCATCGGCCACGTTGACCACGGCAAAACGACCCTGACTGCTGCTATCACGATGGTGTTGGCAAACCAGGGCCTGGCCGAAAAGCGTGACTTCTCCTCGATTGACAACGCTCCCGAGGAAAAAGAGCGTGGTATTACCATCAACACCTCGCACGTAGAGTACTCGACGGTTAATCGTCACTACGCCCACGTTGACTGCCCCGGCCACGCCGACTATGTGAAGAACATGGTGACGGGTGCCGCCCAGATGGACGGTGCTATCCTCGTGGTAGCTGCTACCGACGGCCCCATGCCTCAGACCCGTGAGCACATCCTGCTCGCCCGTCAGGTTGGTGTGCCCCAGCTGGTGGTGTTCATGAACAAAGTAGACATGGTGGACGATCCTGAGCTCCTCGAGCTGGTGGAGATGGAAATTCGTGAGTTGCTTTCGTTCTACGACTTCGATGGCGATAACATTCCGATCATTCAAGGTTCGGCTCTTGGCGGCCTGAACGGCGATGCTACCTGGGTGCCGAAAATCAACGAGCTGATGGAAGCGGTTGACTCGTTCATTCCGATTCCTGCTCGTCTGACCGAATTGCCTTTCCTGATGCCGGTAGAGGATGTATTCTCGATTACGGGCCGTGGCACTGTAGCCACCGGTCGTATCGAGCGCGGGATTATCAACTCGGGTGAGCAAGTAGATATCCTCGGCATGGGCGCCAAAGCTGGCCTCAAGTCGACGGTAACGGGTGTGGAAATGTTCCGCAAAATCCTGGACCGTGGCGAAGCTGGTGACAACGTTGGCCTGCTGCTCCGTGGCATTGAAAAGGATGACATCCGCCGCGGCATGGTTATCTGCAAGCCCGGCTCGGTAACTCCTCACCAGAAGTTCAAGGCTGAGGTGTACGTTCTCTCGAAAGAGGAAGGCGGCCGCCACACCCCGTTCTTCAACAACTACCGCCCGCAGTTCTACCTGCGTACCACCGACGTTACTGGCATCATCACCCTGCCCGAGGGCGTGGAGATGGTAATGCCCGGCGACAACATCACCATCACTGTTGAGCTGATCAGCAAAGTGGCGATGGAGAAAGGCCTCCGTTTCGCTATCCGTGAGGGTGGCCGTACGG